Proteins encoded within one genomic window of Pseudalkalibacillus sp. SCS-8:
- the parC gene encoding DNA topoisomerase IV subunit A: MANAEKYLDLPLEDIIGDRFGRYSKYIIQERALPDARDGLKPVQRRILYAMYQDGNVADKPYRKSAKTVGNVIGNYHPHGDTSVYDAMVRLSQEWKVRNVLVEMHGNNGSIDGDPPAAMRYTEARLSPIASELLKDIEKNTVDFTPNFDDTQEEPVVLPALFPSLLVNGSTGISSGYATEIPPHHLGEVIDAVTMQIDNPECSIEELMTVIKGPDFPTGGIIQGLDGIKQAYKTGKGKIVVRAKTEIQELRGGRQQIVITEIPYEVNKANLVKRMDELRIDKKVDGISEVRDETDRTGLRIVVELKKDADAQGVLNFLFKNTDLQISYNFNMVAIHNRTPQLMGLKQLMDAYIQHQREVVTNRSNYELKKAQDRQHVVEGLIKAISILDEVIATIRASKDKKDAKNNLISQFEFTEPQAEAIVTLQLYRLTNTDIKTLEEEAEELQKRIQELLAILNSERKLLTVIKKELARVKKKYADERRSVIEAEISEIKINLEVMIPSEDVVVSVTKEGYVKRTSPRSYSASNGEPPGMKETDRVLEAFHANTTNTLLIFTNKGNYLYIPVHELPDIRWKDAGQHVTNIVSIDRDEFIVDAMIIEEFKSDEYLLFFTKNGMVKRTELSNYKAQRYSKPLVALKLKAEDELVDVYITDGKKEVFLTTRNGYGLWYDEEEISIVGQRAAGVKAINLKDGDYVVSGFVKEKHTEAHMILVTNRGAVKKMRLKNEFEKTTRAKRGVVMLRELKNNPHRVVKVLPVDDNDLVTMKSDKGKEETVDPALLRPADRYNNGSFMIDVTTEGPVTEVWKMEKEEES; the protein is encoded by the coding sequence TTGGCGAACGCAGAAAAATATCTAGATTTACCTTTAGAAGATATCATTGGCGACCGATTTGGTCGATACAGTAAATACATCATTCAAGAACGTGCCCTTCCAGATGCGCGTGATGGATTGAAGCCTGTACAGCGACGTATTCTTTATGCGATGTATCAGGATGGAAATGTAGCTGATAAACCATACCGTAAATCAGCAAAGACGGTTGGTAATGTTATTGGTAACTATCACCCACATGGTGATACCTCGGTTTATGATGCAATGGTCCGTCTAAGTCAAGAATGGAAAGTGCGGAATGTCCTCGTTGAAATGCACGGAAACAACGGAAGCATTGATGGAGATCCTCCAGCAGCAATGCGTTATACTGAAGCGAGACTTTCTCCGATTGCTTCTGAATTGCTAAAGGATATCGAGAAAAATACGGTTGATTTCACACCGAACTTTGATGATACCCAGGAAGAGCCTGTTGTCCTGCCCGCTTTGTTTCCTAGCTTGTTGGTAAATGGTTCGACGGGCATCTCTTCTGGTTATGCGACGGAAATACCACCTCATCATTTGGGTGAAGTCATTGATGCGGTTACGATGCAAATTGATAACCCTGAATGCTCCATCGAGGAGCTGATGACGGTCATCAAAGGACCGGACTTCCCGACAGGTGGTATCATTCAAGGACTAGATGGGATCAAGCAGGCTTATAAGACCGGGAAAGGTAAGATTGTCGTCCGGGCGAAAACAGAGATACAAGAGCTTCGTGGTGGACGCCAACAGATTGTCATTACTGAAATTCCATATGAAGTGAACAAAGCGAATCTCGTAAAGCGGATGGACGAGCTTCGCATTGATAAAAAAGTCGATGGTATCTCAGAAGTTCGTGACGAAACGGACCGTACCGGTCTCCGAATTGTCGTTGAGTTGAAAAAGGACGCAGATGCACAAGGTGTTCTTAATTTCTTGTTCAAAAATACAGACTTACAGATTTCCTATAACTTTAATATGGTTGCAATCCATAATCGCACGCCGCAATTGATGGGCTTGAAACAACTGATGGATGCATATATCCAGCATCAAAGAGAGGTTGTCACGAACCGCTCGAACTATGAGCTGAAGAAAGCACAGGATCGGCAGCACGTTGTTGAAGGCTTGATTAAGGCGATATCGATCTTGGACGAAGTTATTGCAACGATCCGTGCATCAAAAGACAAGAAAGATGCGAAAAACAACCTTATCAGTCAGTTTGAGTTCACAGAACCTCAAGCTGAAGCAATCGTCACCTTGCAGCTTTATCGTCTGACGAATACGGATATCAAGACGTTGGAAGAGGAAGCGGAAGAACTTCAGAAACGAATTCAAGAGCTCCTTGCGATCTTGAACAGTGAGCGAAAACTCCTTACAGTCATCAAAAAGGAACTAGCAAGAGTAAAGAAGAAATATGCTGACGAACGGCGTTCTGTGATTGAAGCAGAGATATCCGAAATCAAGATCAACCTTGAAGTCATGATTCCTTCTGAGGATGTCGTCGTATCCGTAACAAAAGAGGGTTATGTGAAGCGGACAAGTCCTCGTTCGTATTCCGCTTCAAATGGAGAGCCACCTGGGATGAAGGAGACAGACAGGGTTTTAGAGGCATTCCATGCAAACACAACCAATACGTTATTGATTTTCACGAATAAAGGGAATTATTTGTACATCCCTGTCCATGAGCTTCCTGATATCAGATGGAAGGATGCTGGTCAGCATGTGACGAACATCGTTTCCATCGACAGGGATGAATTCATTGTGGATGCGATGATCATCGAGGAATTCAAATCAGACGAATATTTGTTATTCTTCACCAAGAATGGAATGGTAAAGCGAACGGAGCTTTCGAACTATAAAGCACAACGGTATTCTAAACCGCTCGTCGCCCTTAAGTTGAAAGCTGAAGATGAACTTGTTGATGTATATATTACAGACGGTAAGAAAGAAGTTTTCCTTACCACAAGGAATGGCTATGGTCTCTGGTATGATGAAGAGGAAATCAGCATTGTCGGCCAGCGAGCTGCAGGGGTAAAAGCCATCAACTTGAAAGATGGAGACTATGTTGTCAGTGGCTTTGTCAAAGAAAAGCATACAGAAGCCCATATGATATTGGTCACGAATCGTGGCGCCGTGAAGAAAATGCGCTTGAAAAATGAATTTGAAAAGACAACACGGGCAAAACGAGGGGTCGTGATGCTTAGAGAATTGAAGAATAATCCGCATCGAGTCGTTAAAGTCCTGCCTGTCGATGATAATGATCTTGTAACGATGAAATCGGATAAAGGAAAAGAAGAAACAGTCGATCCTGCTCTATTACGACCTGCAGACCGATACAACAATGGTTCATTTATGATTGATGTAACGACTGAAGGGCCCGTCACAGAAGTGTGGAAAATGGAAAAAGAAGAAGAAAGTTAA
- a CDS encoding CoA-binding protein — translation MAFENPEQETIRHILKTKKRIAVVGLSDKPNRTSYQVSKYMKDNGYEIIPVNPTIEESMGMKAYPSLKDVEGPIDIVNVFRRSEELPKVAEEAKEVNPDVFWAQLGIQNEQAAEILSSTDTTVIMDRCIKVEHASM, via the coding sequence ATGGCTTTTGAAAATCCAGAACAAGAAACAATTCGTCATATCTTGAAAACAAAGAAACGGATTGCTGTGGTAGGTTTATCTGATAAACCAAATCGGACCTCCTATCAAGTGTCCAAGTATATGAAGGATAATGGCTATGAGATCATCCCAGTGAATCCGACGATTGAAGAGTCGATGGGAATGAAAGCCTATCCATCTCTTAAGGATGTTGAAGGACCGATCGATATTGTAAATGTGTTCCGACGAAGTGAAGAACTGCCTAAGGTTGCTGAGGAAGCAAAAGAAGTGAATCCAGATGTTTTTTGGGCACAATTAGGGATTCAGAATGAACAAGCAGCAGAAATTCTGTCTAGCACGGATACCACAGTCATTATGGATCGTTGCATCAAAGTTGAACATGCTTCTATGTGA
- the parE gene encoding DNA topoisomerase IV subunit B yields the protein MATKEQLSYNDDAIQVLEGLEAVRKRPGMYIGSTDSRGLHHLVYEIVDNAVDEALAGYGNAITVKIHKDNSISVVDEGRGMPTGIHKTGKPTPEVIFTVLHAGGKFGQGGYKTSGGLHGVGSSVVNALSEWLEVTIHRDGIIYNQRFVNGGKPASTLEKVGTTKKTGTIVHFKPDPTIFSTTTFNFETLSERLREAAFLLKGMKIELEDLRDNDNEKTIFQYETGVEAFVHYLNEEKDTLHPVVSFQGYQNAIEVEFAFQFNDGYSENMLSFVNNVRTRDGGTHESGSKTAMTRVFNEYARKTGLLKEKDKNLDGSDIREGLTAIVSVRIPEEKLQFEGQTKSKLGTSDARSSVDAVVSEQLNYFLEENPKVSEMLVRKAVKASQAREAARKAREDARNGKKKNRKESMLSGKLTPASSRNANKNELYLVEGDSAGGSAKQGRDRRFQAILPLRGKVINTEKAKLADIFKNEEINTIIHAIGAGVGADFTIKDSNYDKVVIMTDADTDGSHIQVLLLTFFYRYMKPMIEAGKVYIALPPLYKISKGKGKKEIVEYAWDEDGLKKAIKKVGKGYTIQRYKGLGEMNADQLWETTMNPETRTLIRVKIEDIARAERRVSVLMGDKVEPRRKWIESNVAFGLDEETNILENENLAVVEGE from the coding sequence TTGGCTACAAAAGAACAGCTATCATATAATGATGATGCCATTCAGGTGTTGGAGGGTCTAGAGGCTGTCCGCAAACGACCTGGTATGTATATCGGTAGTACAGATAGTCGAGGATTACATCATCTCGTATATGAAATTGTAGACAATGCAGTGGATGAAGCATTAGCGGGTTATGGAAATGCCATCACTGTCAAAATACATAAAGATAACAGCATCAGTGTGGTGGATGAAGGGCGAGGTATGCCAACCGGTATCCATAAGACAGGGAAACCAACACCTGAGGTTATCTTCACCGTCTTGCACGCCGGTGGGAAATTCGGACAAGGTGGCTATAAGACGAGTGGAGGACTTCACGGCGTCGGTTCATCCGTCGTGAATGCCCTTTCTGAATGGTTGGAAGTAACCATCCATCGAGATGGAATCATATATAACCAGCGTTTCGTAAATGGTGGGAAGCCCGCTTCTACTTTAGAAAAAGTGGGTACGACAAAAAAGACGGGCACAATTGTCCATTTCAAGCCAGATCCGACGATTTTTTCGACGACGACATTCAACTTTGAAACATTGAGTGAACGTCTTCGTGAAGCAGCTTTCCTGCTTAAAGGCATGAAAATCGAGCTTGAGGATCTACGCGATAATGATAACGAGAAGACCATATTCCAATATGAAACAGGGGTTGAAGCGTTCGTCCATTACTTGAATGAGGAAAAGGATACGTTACACCCTGTCGTGTCTTTCCAGGGTTATCAAAATGCAATTGAAGTTGAATTTGCCTTCCAATTCAACGATGGCTATTCAGAGAATATGCTGTCCTTTGTCAATAACGTCCGAACAAGGGATGGAGGCACCCATGAATCAGGTTCCAAAACGGCAATGACACGTGTATTCAATGAATATGCACGTAAGACAGGACTCTTGAAAGAAAAAGATAAAAATCTGGATGGATCCGACATTCGAGAAGGTCTTACGGCGATTGTTTCGGTAAGGATACCAGAAGAGAAACTCCAATTCGAAGGACAAACGAAGAGCAAGCTGGGTACGAGTGATGCCCGATCTTCTGTCGATGCAGTGGTATCGGAGCAGCTTAACTACTTCCTGGAAGAAAATCCGAAAGTGAGTGAAATGCTCGTCCGTAAAGCGGTAAAAGCATCACAAGCACGGGAAGCTGCGAGGAAAGCGCGTGAGGATGCACGAAACGGAAAGAAAAAGAACCGAAAGGAATCGATGTTGAGCGGAAAGCTGACCCCGGCTTCTTCGAGGAATGCGAATAAGAACGAACTATATCTCGTTGAGGGTGATTCGGCAGGTGGCTCCGCTAAACAGGGGCGTGATCGACGATTCCAAGCGATCCTTCCCCTTCGAGGAAAGGTAATCAATACTGAAAAAGCCAAACTTGCAGACATTTTCAAGAATGAGGAAATCAACACGATCATACATGCCATAGGAGCAGGTGTGGGCGCGGATTTCACGATTAAAGACTCCAATTATGATAAAGTCGTCATCATGACAGATGCCGATACAGACGGCTCGCATATCCAAGTATTGTTGCTTACCTTCTTCTATCGTTACATGAAACCGATGATTGAAGCGGGTAAAGTGTACATCGCCCTTCCTCCGCTTTATAAGATCAGCAAAGGAAAAGGCAAGAAAGAAATCGTTGAATATGCATGGGATGAAGACGGCCTCAAAAAAGCCATCAAAAAAGTCGGTAAAGGATATACGATTCAACGTTACAAAGGTCTTGGTGAGATGAATGCCGATCAGTTATGGGAAACCACAATGAACCCGGAAACTCGTACACTCATTCGTGTTAAGATCGAAGACATTGCAAGAGCAGAACGTCGAGTATCGGTACTGATGGGTGACAAAGTTGAACCTCGACGTAAATGGATTGAATCGAATGTCGCTTTCGGACTGGATGAAGAAACGAACATCTTAGAAAACGAGAACTTGGCTGTAGTTGAGGGGGAGTAA